In Brevibacillus brevis, a genomic segment contains:
- a CDS encoding class F sortase, whose product MKKLILIAALLCLAATGCGQQANLPSSDVSPIRQEALPEEKSAKQNEDSAVRTIAYGPHLLYGPFLQAKRPTARPLASGIMPKWLNIPAIHLETVVEPVGVLPNGQMDVPKAFDRVGILAPWTKPGMRGSAVIAGHFDHYTGPAVFYHLRKLQPGDHVLVRDESGKTLTFEVTKVESFPADQAPIEQIFGDSDQSHLNLITCAGRFNKKKQEHAKRLVVFSELVQ is encoded by the coding sequence GTGAAGAAATTAATACTGATTGCCGCCTTGCTCTGCCTGGCTGCCACAGGCTGCGGGCAGCAGGCGAACCTGCCTTCTTCTGACGTCAGTCCGATTCGGCAAGAAGCGTTGCCTGAAGAAAAATCCGCCAAGCAAAACGAGGACTCAGCCGTCAGGACGATCGCATACGGCCCTCACCTGCTATACGGTCCGTTTTTGCAAGCAAAGCGGCCAACGGCGAGACCGCTCGCGAGCGGAATCATGCCGAAGTGGCTGAACATCCCCGCTATTCACCTCGAAACGGTTGTGGAACCCGTTGGCGTGCTTCCGAATGGACAGATGGACGTCCCCAAAGCATTTGACCGCGTAGGCATTCTCGCTCCCTGGACCAAGCCGGGAATGAGAGGCAGCGCTGTCATTGCCGGACACTTCGACCATTACACAGGCCCTGCGGTCTTTTACCACCTTCGCAAGCTCCAGCCCGGAGACCACGTACTCGTACGTGATGAAAGCGGAAAGACTCTCACGTTCGAAGTCACGAAAGTGGAGAGCTTTCCCGCAGATCAGGCACCCATCGAACAAATATTTGGCGATTCCGATCAATCCCATCTGAACCTCATCACTTGTGCCGGGAGATTCAACAAGAAGAAGCAGGAGCACGCCAAGCGCCTGGTCGTCTTTTCCGAGCTCGTGCAGTGA
- a CDS encoding thioredoxin family protein: protein MKEVKTEAEFEQAISGTKPVVVKFFTDWCPDCHRIDPFMPAVEEKYKADLDMISVNRDTLPELSEKLDVFGIPSFIAFQQGKELVRFVSKLGKSREEIEHFLDRAIQVGKGLEQA, encoded by the coding sequence ATGAAAGAAGTAAAAACCGAAGCAGAATTCGAACAAGCCATTTCCGGAACCAAACCGGTTGTCGTCAAATTTTTCACAGACTGGTGCCCGGATTGCCACCGGATCGATCCGTTCATGCCGGCGGTGGAGGAAAAATACAAAGCGGACCTGGACATGATTTCCGTGAACCGCGATACGCTTCCGGAGCTGTCCGAAAAGCTGGACGTCTTTGGCATTCCCAGCTTCATCGCTTTTCAACAAGGCAAGGAACTGGTGAGGTTCGTCAGCAAGCTGGGCAAAAGCCGTGAAGAAATCGAGCATTTCCTCGACCGCGCCATTCAGGTGGGAAAAGGGTTGGAGCAAGCCTAA
- a CDS encoding RluA family pseudouridine synthase: MQAMKKEGEWLVAQLAAADADIPIGNLLREGWRLPKKQVHLLFQQKEVQIDGQPVPQHAKGREGQEIRLRLLAPEPYGVEPVFEPMEVLYEDDHLLIVDKPAKVLVHPTEPSHERTLDHMVAGHLMRSGIQAKVRHVHRLDQDTSGLVLYAKHAWASAILDEMLRERKIKRSYVAFVHGHLKGSGTIREPIGRDRNHPTRRRVSPRGEKAVTHYDLRQRFPGGSQVACRLETGRTHQIRVHLSHIGHPLMGDILYGGKASLIDRQALHAEVLRFEHPFGGQMIEVRAAMPNDLKELEKRLQEAPTRR, from the coding sequence ATGCAAGCCATGAAAAAAGAGGGGGAATGGCTCGTTGCGCAGCTCGCTGCTGCAGATGCGGACATTCCCATTGGGAACCTGCTGAGAGAGGGATGGAGACTGCCTAAAAAGCAGGTCCATCTTTTGTTTCAGCAGAAAGAAGTGCAGATCGACGGACAGCCAGTACCGCAGCACGCAAAAGGCCGTGAGGGTCAGGAAATTCGCCTGCGGCTGCTTGCCCCGGAGCCATATGGAGTAGAGCCTGTGTTTGAGCCGATGGAGGTTTTGTACGAGGACGATCATCTGCTGATCGTGGACAAACCGGCAAAAGTACTTGTCCATCCGACCGAACCGTCGCATGAACGGACGCTGGATCACATGGTGGCGGGTCATTTGATGCGCTCTGGCATCCAAGCGAAGGTCCGGCACGTACATCGGCTGGATCAGGACACTTCGGGATTGGTATTGTACGCCAAGCATGCGTGGGCGTCGGCCATTCTCGATGAAATGCTGCGGGAGCGAAAGATCAAGCGCTCGTATGTGGCGTTCGTCCATGGCCACCTGAAGGGCAGTGGAACGATCCGGGAGCCGATCGGCAGAGACCGCAACCATCCGACGCGCAGAAGGGTAAGTCCGCGCGGGGAGAAGGCCGTGACCCATTACGACCTGCGTCAGAGGTTCCCAGGGGGCAGTCAGGTAGCATGCCGGCTGGAGACAGGGCGCACGCATCAAATTCGCGTCCATCTCAGCCATATCGGACATCCTCTCATGGGAGACATCCTCTATGGAGGAAAAGCCTCTCTGATCGATCGTCAGGCGCTTCACGCCGAAGTGCTGCGATTTGAACACCCGTTTGGCGGGCAAATGATCGAGGTGCGCGCGGCGATGCCAAATGATCTGAAGGAACTGGAAAAGCGGCTGCAGGAAGCGCCAACGCGCCGATAA
- a CDS encoding YheC/YheD family protein: MKRPTIGILTWREGKKFAEPAYFRRLLRAGQELGSTVFLFSPKDVRASGKQVRGFVLDRNGNWQAKLFDRPDAVFDRYRYTPTQAFKDYVAFRRTSDFLYANNRLANKWRVHEVLYRDPRMHRWLPETLLCNRANLQKMLGRHTYLYVKPLNGTGGRNILSIEKTGQGYRLMGRDKRRAKIVTVIRSTDALQRWVERWTKGEKHIVQQGLRLQLIPNRAVDMRLLIQKDGQGDWDITGHGIRVGGEKSATSNLHGGGKAVAVPAFLRPRFGEARTAEIIRDCEQLAYQTADTLENHFGRMVEFGLDIGIDVEGKAWLIEVNPKPAREIFREMGALAQYKQAISRPIEYAMYLARTKGLEDKEKRYPSAAARR; encoded by the coding sequence ATGAAACGACCCACGATCGGCATCCTGACCTGGCGGGAAGGCAAAAAATTCGCGGAACCGGCCTATTTCCGGCGTCTTCTTCGGGCAGGGCAAGAGCTGGGAAGCACCGTATTTCTCTTTTCGCCCAAAGATGTGCGCGCATCAGGGAAACAGGTGCGAGGTTTTGTGCTGGACCGAAACGGGAATTGGCAAGCCAAGCTGTTTGACCGGCCCGATGCCGTGTTCGACCGTTACCGCTATACGCCGACCCAGGCGTTCAAAGACTACGTTGCTTTTCGACGCACGAGCGACTTCCTGTACGCGAACAACCGGCTGGCAAACAAATGGCGCGTCCACGAAGTCCTGTATCGCGATCCCCGAATGCACCGCTGGCTTCCGGAAACGCTGCTGTGCAACCGGGCCAACCTGCAGAAAATGCTGGGCCGCCACACCTATTTGTACGTGAAGCCCTTGAACGGGACGGGGGGCCGCAACATCTTGTCCATTGAAAAAACAGGGCAAGGGTACCGACTGATGGGCCGAGACAAGCGCCGGGCTAAAATCGTAACCGTCATCCGGAGTACGGATGCGCTGCAGCGTTGGGTAGAGCGCTGGACGAAGGGGGAGAAACACATCGTCCAGCAAGGGCTGCGGCTTCAACTCATACCCAATCGCGCCGTCGACATGCGCCTGCTGATCCAAAAAGACGGCCAGGGCGATTGGGACATCACGGGACACGGCATCCGGGTCGGGGGAGAGAAAAGCGCGACTTCCAACCTGCACGGAGGCGGGAAAGCGGTCGCGGTCCCTGCGTTTTTGCGCCCGCGCTTCGGGGAAGCCCGTACGGCTGAAATTATCCGGGACTGCGAACAGCTCGCTTACCAGACTGCCGATACACTGGAGAATCACTTCGGGCGCATGGTGGAGTTTGGATTGGATATCGGCATCGACGTCGAAGGAAAAGCGTGGTTGATTGAAGTCAATCCGAAACCGGCGCGGGAAATCTTCCGTGAAATGGGCGCACTTGCCCAGTACAAACAGGCGATTTCGCGGCCGATCGAGTACGCGATGTACCTGGCCCGAACCAAAGGACTGGAGGATAAGGAGAAAAGGTACCCTTCAGCGGCTGCAAGGCGATGA
- a CDS encoding GNAT family N-acetyltransferase — MTIKPLSPAEQPPMSLLLLADPSPKLVEGYLRRGSCYIAEQDGVIVGVYVLLPTRPDTVELVNVAVDEAHQGKGIGKRLVQHAVTQAKQLGYKTIEVGTGNSSVDQLALYQKCGFRITGVDRDFFLRHYEEEIFENGIQVVDMVRLSQDL; from the coding sequence ATGACGATCAAACCGTTATCCCCCGCCGAACAGCCTCCCATGAGCCTCCTGCTGTTGGCCGACCCTTCCCCCAAGCTGGTGGAAGGCTATCTCCGACGCGGCAGCTGCTACATAGCGGAACAAGACGGCGTCATCGTGGGAGTGTACGTCCTGTTGCCTACACGGCCGGACACTGTCGAGCTCGTCAATGTGGCTGTAGACGAAGCCCATCAAGGAAAGGGAATCGGGAAGCGCTTGGTCCAGCATGCCGTCACTCAAGCAAAACAGCTCGGGTACAAGACGATTGAGGTTGGAACGGGCAATTCCAGTGTAGATCAGCTAGCCCTCTATCAAAAGTGCGGGTTTCGTATCACCGGGGTTGATCGCGACTTTTTCCTTCGCCATTACGAGGAGGAAATCTTCGAGAATGGCATTCAGGTCGTGGATATGGTCCGACTTTCACAAGATTTGTGA